In a genomic window of Polyodon spathula isolate WHYD16114869_AA chromosome 21, ASM1765450v1, whole genome shotgun sequence:
- the LOC121296651 gene encoding mapk-regulated corepressor-interacting protein 1-like, which produces MTSSPASRFVSNGKRNTSPRSPANTGELFTPAHEENVRFIYDAWQCVLRDLASSSDQSERGPQQYVEKTMNPGLNTFTPVDLSDVKRRNTQDFKKS; this is translated from the exons ATGACCAG CTCACCTGCTTCTAGATTTGTTTCAAACGGCAAGAGGAACACCAGCCCCCGGTCCCCTGCCAACACTGGCGAGCTCTTCACTCCAGCACATGAAGAAAACGTTCGATTTATATATGATG CATGGCAGTGTGTCCTGAGGGACCTTGCGTCCTCCAGTGATCAGAGTGAGAGAGGACCCCAGCAGTATGTTGAGAAGACGATGAACCCCGGGCTTAACA CATTTACTCCTGTTGACTTGAGTGATGTAAAGAGACGGAACACACAGGACTTCAAGAAGTCTTAA